The genomic region CTTTTGATGAATGAGtaatatattgtgtgtgtgtgtatatatatatatatatatatatatatatatatatattccacatctttatccattcatcagtcaaaattacagtgaaatatcacctcacaccggtcagaagCCAGTTAGGTGGTGAGTGTTGGCTGCTGGTGGCCACAGGAGGGAAATGGCTCCGGCCAAGTCCTGTTCCTAGTGGGGTCTTTCTGAgaatgctgcctctctgggatGTGCACAGAGATGAGCAAATAACctcccctctctgcaccccagGAGCTTCTCAGATTGCTTCCTCCTCGCTGTCCTTGGGctgtttgtccttctgtgtctccaAGCGCAAGGCAGTGCCCTCAGGCTGATCCCAGCCTCCTCCTTTAACATTCCAGGCTTGAATTCCTGCTGTTGCCAGAAGTCAGGAGATCCAGCCCCTCTAGCCCTGCTGGATGGTTGCTAGGGAGATTCatcattccccaccccctcccttgcCCTTCTCCTTGACCTTGACCTCAgctccctccccatcccagtGGCCAAggtccatttctctcccaaactgcATCTGGGCATTCCTACCTTCTTGgctgtggcctcttctctaccttagGTTGTGGAGCTTGTCCTGACAGTCTTCAGGTTCGTTTtggggtgttcagaatgattgaGTTACTGTAGTTGTGTTCGTGGGTGTGGCCAGCCCAGGGCCTTCCTGCTCCACTGCCCTCTTCCCACCTATCTGAAGAGTAGATCTTACAAGTTCTCAGCACAAGAGAAATAGATCCTAACTGGGTGGGGATGGAGGGTATCTGGACTTATTGTGTGATTCAGTTAACATGAGGAATGCTACTTTGGCTTGCTTGCTGGTTTGAGCGTTTTCTCCTTCACGTACCCTCCCACCAACCACGCCGTGGATTTACACAAAAACTTTAAGCGTTTTTTACTTGCTAACCCGAACTCAGAAAATCATGTGTTGGCTTACGTTTATAAACATGGTTATCAGTGTAAAGTGTCACACAAGCAAAATTGGTTTGCACTTCTTATAGGTGTACATGGGGTATAATGGGAATACTGGTATTTTACCTAATTGTGGTATTTATTCCAGGTATCAAGTTTAAACACTTTTTCACAATAATGCTTACCTTACTTTTGGGATTTTATGTGTGCTGTACCTGTATTGTTCAAGGGAGGTTAGGGCTAGCTGCAGTAACAATCCCAACTCAGTAATTTAGACCCAAATActacattttttattcatataaaatatgacTTTGGAAATCAGTGTCTCATTCTTTCCAATAACCAGGTGATCCAGACCTCTCAGAATGTGACCTGCAAGGTTGCTGAGGCCCAGGAGAAGTGCCAGAAGTAGGGGAAAGAcaggagttttattttatttttttaatacaatttttgaGAAATTGGTTTctcaacacacagtgctcatcccaacaggtgccctcctcaatgcccatcacccaccctcccctctcccccaccccccatcaaccctcagtttgttctcagtatccaagagtctcttatggtttgcctccctctttctctgtaacttccccccctcccctcccccatggtcttctgttaagtttctgaagatccacataagagtgaaaacatatggtactttctttctctgtatgacttatttcacttagcataataccttctagttctatccatgttgctgcaaatggccagatttcattctttcttattgccgagtagtattccattgtatatataaaccacatcttctttatccattcgtcagttgatggacattcaggctctttccataatttgattattgttgaaagtgctgctataaacattggggtacaagtgcccctatgcatcagcactcctgtatcccttgggtaaattcctagcagtggtattgctgggtcataggatagttctatttttaattttttgagtaacctccacactgttttccagaagacaggattttttttgtaagtatagtcttatttttacttaaaaaaatatggaaggtACACATTGAGAATTGAAATACtatgtcttttctttctagaGATGTGACATCATGTTTTCTGGTAATTTCTATGAAACATTGTGCTAAATCAAAGCATACATATGACTATTAAAGCTGTTTGCTCTCTCCTCCTCATGCTGAGCCAGCCCAGCGGAACACTGCCTTGGTAGGGAGATTTTAACAGGAGGAAGGAACTGCAGAGTCCCTACTCCAACAGAAAACCTAACAAACAGAAAGCGTTTTAGCAAACCTGTACGAACACTTAACATGCTGTAAGAAAGGGAGACCTTTTAGCCTACTTCCAGCATAAACACACACTCATTGGGGCCAGTAAACTAGGTACACCAACGTAGAAAGCATCTTTGCTTTGATAGTGATAATAGCTAAAAAGCACACAGTATATAATACTTTGATCTTTAAGTAGGTAATCATGGAAGCTCCGAGATTATAGCCACTAGGTTAGCCTGAGtattcatctataaaaatagttttctaaaaatgCTTAAAAGAATTCTGGAAACAGACTACATCAGGACCAGCAGAAGACAGAGTGATGCAGGGACTGCCGAGTGCAAGACAAGGAAGTGATTTTCACATGTAGCTTCAGGTCAGGGGCATCTCTCAGTTATTCCTACGGCCAGGACTAGCTGGGATGGGAGCTGCTGCAGAGGACAGCCAGCTCAAGGAACACCCTAGAGAAATGTTCCCACACAGGTAAAAACCCCTCTGAGGCTGCAGGACCGAAACTGATGCATACAGGAAGCTGTGAGCACACAAAAAGCCTGATGGACGTGGGGAGCCAAAGAGGGCTGGAGCTGGTGGGTTCTTCCAAATGCTGCTGACCTACCAACATTTATGCTGGGGAAGGGGTCCCTGGGGGAATGCGGGCCTCAGGCTTGCTCCAGAGGAGCCTGACTCAGGCCAGAGAGAGGGGCCTACTTGGGGAGGAGTGCTAGGATTACTGAACACAAGGTGCTTCAGGGGCCTAGGAGGGTCAGAAGACTGTCTTCTGACCCACCAATACTTAACTTCAGTGAAGAGTTGTGGAACAGAGCCAGTCTTTCCAAGATGTATTCTGTCGCATAGCCAAAGCCTCTTCCAGTCTATGGGGCTGGCGACGTCCAGAAAGATATCGTTGCCTGGCGGTAGGACCTAGTGCCGCAGATCATTCTGGGAAGCTGGCACGGGGGATGATTTGCACAATGAAGTCACCACCAAACCACTGCTTAAATCCAGTCCCCGGCCTTCTTTTTCTGCTCTGTAGTCCAGAAACATTTCCTTCAAAGCCAGAAAATGTGTGAACGTGAGCAGCATGTCAAATAGGTCACCAGCCACTTCATTGTTATGGTGCTGCAAAGTTGTGGTGAAAGGTGCCATGTTAAATCCAGGAATCCGCTCCAGCAGCTGTTCTTGAATATACTTTTCTACCAAAGAaatatattccttaaaaataGGTGTGTAGGTGAGTTTATTCTCTTCTGTGTCTTCAAACTCCTGGTAGTACTTGTTCATGAAATTCCTCTGTAATAACTGGAAGTCATCATCCATGATAATGTCCTCTAAATATCCAACCACAGCATCAAATTCTGCatcagaggcagaagagaaggacAGAACGAAGCTCTCTTTCTCTAGGAAAACAGCCGCCACCGCGgctgcctccttctcctccacgCGCGAGCAGGACCGtcgacctcttttttttttttaatatatttttaaatatatatatattttttacattttattttatttttgatagagagagacagagcacaggtggggcaggggcagagagagacggagacacacaatccgaagcaggctccaggctgcgagctgtcagcacacagccccacgcagggctcaaactcacaaaccgcgatatcatgacctgagccgaagtcggacgcttaacccactgagccaccggaGGCGCCCCAGCCCCGCCGCCTCTGATCCCGCCCGCGGCCCGGGCCCAGCCTGCGCTCCGCTCCTTAGCGCCCCAGCCGGCACCTGGGAGGCCTCGCCGCCAAGGCCGCGGCCGCTCACGGCCTAAATAGCTGGGCCCTGCGTGTATGGCCCCGCGCTTCAGGCTCCCCGGCGGCAGCCGAGCAGGCTGGACCCCACGCGGGGCCAGGCCTCTCTCGGCGCCCAGGTTCTGCGCGCCGCAGCCGCCCTGAGGCACTGGCGTCAGTTACCCGCAGCCCGGAAGCGCGCCCCGCCCCCAGAAGACAGGAATTTTGAAGACACTTATTACACTCACATTTGATTTCCCCGAGTCACGTGGTCCCGATGTAATTAGAAGGTAGATATATTTATATCCCTATAAAAggtcttcatctttttttctggaagttaCTCGGAAACGATCTGATACTGCTGGCTCTTTTGAGGATTTGTTAGGTGAGACCAGGGCCGTTGCGAATGGCTGACGGTGATTACTGCCCCGGCTGGGGCTTTGGGGCGCCGACCCCAGTGTCCATGATCCTTACGTTTAAGTCTGGCTGCGGGGAAGTCACAGCGTCCCCAGCCCTTGTGCAAGCTCGGGGACCGTGTCCTCCACTCCCTCAGCCTGGACGGTTTCCTGCGGGCTGGTGCCGACCGCCGTGCTGCTGGACACTCAGCTGGACACTGGCCCTCTGCAGGATCCAGAGATGATTGTCTCTGTTTCACAACGTCGTCTCTCACCCTTTACAGCCTTTACCTTTTAGAGTCTTTCTAGACTCTCAGCTTTGTGTCCTTATTTATTCacatctctgttttcttctagatttgTACTCTTTGAGAACGGGCCAATGTCTTATTCAGATTGCCTCTTCTAGTTCAGTGGCTTACATACATGTGACATCAATAACTATTCACTGAGTAAAGGAATGAACATTTTCAACATAAGTGAAACCTCACTATTGGAACAGTTAATTAAAATGCCACTGCCTTCCTTGTTTTATAATGTTTACGCATTTTTAATAATCTAATTCTTTTAAGGCAATGGgtgttcttttattcttattctgtttggctgctataacaaaatacgaTAGGATGTGGCTTATCCAGAACAGAAATCTATTTATCAGAGTTCTGGAGTCTGGCAGTTCCAACGTCAAGCAGCCAGGAGACCCTTGTGTGGTGTGGGCctcctggttcacagacagctGTGTTCACTGTGCTCTTTGCTCATGGGAGGAGGGACCAGGGGGCTCTGAGCCCATCCACAGTCTCCCCCTCTCCACCCAATCAGCTCCCGAAAGCTCACATACAAATACTGTCGCGACCGACCGGCgcgacaaacaccgaggtcagggtcctgagggtaggggaatgcaagaaaaaaagagagaagagaaagtttgggaacaggaaggtcccctgggctgatggcccaagtgacggctttattgttgctctacacaatcttttataatataagactcttatggatcaggtcattctaagaataaacaggtttcacatgatcactgacagccaaaacatttagttctgtgtaccttgtgaactttctgaatgggtcacaagaccttgttgatagattgctaactaaacacaattcccatgtttgtttctatctgactcggggtagaaaaagggaggtagcattactgccaacacctgcagaccacaggcttcaggaattaactttctcagccttgacaaggctttcgtatgcccttgaaagtgggggaatgggagggggaaccaccgggttggctgagtcaacagggaacattgctcgacccggtctcagcctggcaccggagCCCAGCCCAACACAAAATACTAACGCATGGAGAGTAAGTTCCACGtatgaattttggaaggacacaaacattcagtctatagcaggtGGTTAATccaaaacagtaataaaaattgtGATCAGAGGGAAACCTTGATTTGTTCCTGACTCTGTTGGTTAACTGTCTAGTTCTCCTTCTGTAAAAACAATAATATGACTTTGTTTTGTCGTAAATATTTTTACCTATTGAATGTGCTCGCCTGCTGTTCTTTCTATATCACAAagcatttttctatttaatgacTTACTGATATTTGCAAAATTTTACAATATAATATTTAACCAATTCACTAATGTTTCAGTGATACTTTCATGAAtgttaaaaagatttcttttttaatcttgattttaaCCCTGCACCAAATTGATTTGCCTGCTTGGCAATACACATACGATAATTCACTTAGtgatgtatttaaataaataaacttgtaaaatacCAGGCAGAATTCATGAAGAAGTATtaattacatttgtaaaattaaatattcagttctttttttaaatttatttttttttaaatacatccaagttagcatatggtgcaacagtgatttaGGAGTAGATTTCCTAAgcccccttatccatttagcccatctccccccatccctccagtcaccctctgtttgttctctatatttaagagtcctttatggtttgcccccctccctgtttttatattatttttgcttcccttcccttatgttcatctgttttgtattttaaagtcctcatatgagtgaagtcatatgatatttgtctttctctgactaatttcccttagcataatactctctatttccatccacttagttgcaaacggcaagtagctattgagttctttttttgcttaaatCTTAGGGTTTTGCTCTACTATATCTATAATACTGaagataaatcaaaatatatcccTAGGGTTTGGGGACAGCCTCTCACATCAGcactaaatatttttgaaaacccatgtttttgtttaaaaatgtatgcaaCTTTCACACAATAATATATCCCTGATCATTTCAATACAAAATAGTTGTTTTAATGTTCAGTTATTTTTAAGTCTATCTAGACCtttaaacaaaactaacaaaccCAAGAAGATGTAGCATTTTTGTCTAGTGACTTCAAATACCCTCTGAGAGATATACCGCTTTActagaattaataaattaatcccataaacattttttcttaatacatactaggatacattttacattttagataGTATTGATTTGAGGTTCCATGTTAAAATGAATCATGAATTCGAGAAACACTGCAACCAAAAAGTTTTTTAGTGGTTTAAAGAAACCAAGGAGAAACATTGAGGTAACAGACTGTCTTTCCCTTGTATAACCAGGAGCCTTTATTTTGCAAAAGCTTTTTCCTCCCTGTTCCACCTTCATCTGACTTACAGCTGGGCCACGGACAGTGATGTGTTCATGGTACATCATTAACAGGAGCAGAGCCTCACACTGTCCCTTCAGGAAGGGGGTTAGTGCAGTGGGCATCGGGGAGGGAAAAAAGAGCCATATCTTGACCTAATTATGTTAGTGTATTTACTAAATGTTTATCATGCAAAAGCATTGTAAAGAAATCTGCAGATATGTAAggcattaaaatatgaatattacaGGGGGGTTTGGGAAGGAGGTCTCCTGACAGGCAGTGAACACAATAAAGTGTTCAAACAGAAGCCACTGCAGGACACAGCCCTTAGggttgtgaattttttttttttttaatgaagtttaatATGCTGAGCTAGAAATGTCCAGGATTGATGCTGatatgtggggagggggagggtcctAGGAAATACCCATGGCAGGATTGATGGTGAtatgtggggaggggaaggaggagggtccAAGGAAATACCCCATGGCAGGATTGATGCTGAtatgtgggagggggagagggaggagggtccTAGGAAGTACTCCATGGCATGTGGTAATCTCCATTTACTAGAGTATTTTATCTCCGGGGAGAGATTTTATGCATGTTTTGTGTTATCATTAACATTTGCAATTCCAAATTTTCAGAATCTCTGACAGGATATTGAACCTGATACATCCTTAATGTTCCCAGCCATATACCAGTTTAATCCAGATTCTAGAATTCAGTCAGTCAGtgtatttatttccccaaattaaagAACCTTGTAAAATACACTGAAGGATTCTCAGAAAATTATTCATGTTGATTAAGACCTTGGAGTGTATATTATTAAGGGACTCTGATCCATTAGTGTAAAATAACTACAAAGAACtgaaatgaaataagtaaaaattattaaatgtatttatggaTGGGTAGACTTTGGAAAGGATAATTTTATACAGAAAGCTCAATAATGGGTATTAAAAGGGAGACAATGACATAGAAATTGTATTGATAAGTCAGAATAAGTGCTTAGTCCATGATTTTATAAATCTTCAAACTGAAAATGCATTAGAGCTCTATgaatttagaattaaatttttattatctagatttgcttggggcacctgggtggctcagtcagttaagcgtctaactttggctcaggtcatgatcttgcggtccatgagttcaaaccctgtgtcaggctctgtgctgacagctcagagcctggagcctgcttcggattctgtgtctccctgtctctctgtccctcccctgctcatgctctgtctttctctctcaaaaataataaactttaaaaaaattatctagaTTTAGTTTATAGGAAACAGaattacaatattaaaattaaattcaatgtCCTGTGAAGAACATAATTTCACACACCTTTGAATTAAGGCAAATGTTAGCACTCCTTTTTAGTGGCAAAGGAACTGTAGTCAAAGATGATGAATTTTGTCCCCTAAAGGCACACATGACTCCGTTGAGGGGGTATATATACCCattcatgaaatgtgagatttgATTTTCACTTCAGGCAATAGCATTGAGTTTTTGCTGAATTCACTCTATTTTGACTAAAATGTATGTGTGAAACAATTTATAGCCAGgagttataaaacattttttaaaaaataagtctgaTAGATGAACTAAGGCTTTGCATTCAACATCGTATTCCCCTAACTCCCACACTGAAGCAGGACACGTTCACATGGTGAAAGAAGCTACTTTGTCAAACTCTCTAGTCACTAGTACATTTTCTTGACTTAGAATATTTCCCACTGTTCACTGTGCTTTGTTTTGTCTCTTGGCCCTGAGTAACTTCTGTTTCATTGACAATGACCTCATTGTTGTTTATCATAACAAAGACGGACTTGGGTTTCAGACCAAAATAATGTGTACTTAAATTCACTGACTCTAAATTTTTTCATGGATTTTTCCCTTTGCATATTTCTATTTTAGATGCTTTTGACCTCAATGCCTCTTGTGTTCACTTGCTTTTGGGTCCAAGGCCCTCATGGGTGACACAGTTGGTCACCAAATGCCAGAGGATGACTGCATGGTGTCAATATGTGTTGATTAAAGTCGACTCAAGATGGCAGTGgcatggttgttgtttttttaaatacgtgattatttctaattttggggggattcatttagaaataatgcaggccaaatatattttctaaatatatttttgcctAGTTATTGCACCAATTTCCCCTCTGAAACTAAGTTAGCCAGCAGTTAGGGTTAACTAGTAGCCAAGGTTGGGGAGGAAGGTGACATGACCTTATGGGATTCGTATTGTAAGACAGGTGTTCTCATAAGTGGAAAACAGCTCTGAGGTCACCCAGACTTGTTGCTCCTTTCTGGTCCTGCTCCATCTGTGAACTTCATGACACATGATGCAGCATTGTCTCATAACTTCATGCCCAGCATCTTCCCTGAAAGGCTGACACATCCCTCCTTGCTTTGTGGGTCTCCTTTCCAGAGATCATCCTGTCTTGACCCAGAACTCCTTGGTCAGTGCCCTTCCCAGGGCAGCTTTCACGTCCTTGTTCCTCAGTGTGTAGATAAATGGATTGAGTGTGGGAGTGACAATCCCATAGAAGAGAGCCATGATCTTCCCCCTGTCATGAGAGTAGCTAGAGGGAGGCTGGACATACATACTGATGGCTGTGAAGTAGAAGAGGGACACGACCAGCAGGTGTGAAGCACAGGTATTGAAGGCCTTCCAGCGACTTTCAGCAGAGCGGATCCTCATTACTGCCCGAGCAATGAGCACATAGGTGCCCAGGATGAGGGTGAGGGGCACCAGAAGCAGCAGTGCCCCCAGCACGTTGAGCTCAGCCTCATTCACATGAGTATCAGCACACGCTAGTTTCAAAAGAGCAGGAACTTCACAGAAGAAATGGTCCACCACCCTGTGTCCACACCGTGGGACCACCACGGTGAGGGTGGACTGGACAAGGGAGTTGGCAAAGCCACTGATCCAGGTCCCAGTGGCCATGTGGATGCAGCGTCTGTGACTCATGATGATTGGGTAGTGCAGGGGCTTGCAAACAGCAGTATAGCGATCCAAGGCCATGATGGCTAGAAGTATGCATTCAGTAGAACCCAAGGCCAAGAAAATGTAGAGTTGGGCCACACAGCCACCATAGCTAATGGTCTTTTCTGGTCCCCTAAGGTTGACTAACATCTGTGGCACGGTGCTGGTAGTGTAGCAGAGGTCCAGTAGAGACAGATTAGAGACAAAAAAGTACATGGGACTGTCAAGCTGGGGGTCTAGGCGGGAAACAAGGATAATGGACACATTCCCAAATAGGGCAAAGATGTAGGCCACCAGAAAGATTATAAAGAGTGGCGTCTCCAGCCAGGGGCGGTCGGAGAATCCCAGTAAGATGAAGTCATCTCGAGAGCTCTGATTGTTGATCCACATGTTGTCACGGACAGGTGAAGTGCTAGCTGGAACCTCTAAGTGCCCACTGCCAGGCACGGGTGTCAGTGGTAAGAGGGAGCTGCTGAGAAGTAGGGACAAGAGGTGGTGAGCTGGGCTTCCCATTTCTGCTGTGATCTGCACCTGCACCTTGATTATGGTGACACGTTGAGTCAACATTGCCAATGTACCACTGAAAGATCCTTGAGAGAGGAATAAGGAGAGCACCAGCAAAATAGGAATTGTGGCTTCCCTTGTGGGTGCTGTCTGGTTAGCTACTCACCCCTTTCGGGATTTTGTATCTTCCAAAAAGTTTCATAGAACTTCCATCACCTGTACATGTTATGAATATTTAATGACAACAATGGAGTACAGATTAaagcagagtggggaggaggtggagctTCCCAAATACAAGTCAAACAGAGGTCAGCTTGAAGGTCAGCAGGTGATGACCTTCCTTAGACTGACCCGGTCACAGTCTTCCTGGGAACTGCCCTGCACAGATTTTACGTTATGGGAGTTTGCACTTTTAGGACGCCGCTCACCCCTTCCCAGCCTAATGCTCATCCtattcagaaaatttttaaatagagggaagaaacaaaaagttcAAACAGGATGATATACACACAAAACAATCCTCAAAACCTCGCTTgctgaaaaaaatgttacttgaaAAATATCTGGATAAATGTGAGGCAAGTTTTACCTCTGAGGGAGGCATCCAGAAAGAGGTTCAGATGTTTGGCTCCCTGAGTTTCAGGGCTAAATATGAATTTCTAACCCTTCAGGATAGCCATTTAAATTTACACCCCCCCCAACTTTATTCTCCTCTCTCACTCACTGTCACACATTCCTGCCTCCTGGTGCACCTGCACCTTCCCATCCAGATCACACAGCTCTTTATTATGCAACAATTGGATGATGtgcatggagctagagagtagaatgtaagcaaaataagtcactcagagaaagacaaataccatatgatttcactcatatggaatttaagacacaaaacaaatgagcaaaaggaaaaaaaaaagacaaactaggaaacagactcttaacttacaaagaacaaagtgagggttgatggagggaggcgggtgggggatgggctagatggatgatgggcattaaggagggcacttgtgaggagcactggatgttgtatgcaAATGTTGAGTCACTCTGTTGTAGACTTGAAActatattacactgcatgttaactatagcggaattaaaaaaaaatccaatgagtACTTTTTCCATTCCCTAAAATCCTAAATTCCTTTCAGTTTTGCTCCCATTTATGGCAAATTCGTGTTGTATTTCTCTCTAGTTATTTTATAAAAGGCATTTTCCTTCTTGCTTCAAACCTGACCATTCCATTTTGCAGGAGTGTGACTTTGGAGATGTCACATCATCTTTTTTTGTGGTTCAATTTCTCAGCTTTAGAAGGACCATAATTTTCTCATAGGACAGAGTGATACAGTGTAAATGGCACATGTAACTcaattcttttcatatgttgaTAATTCAGTAGCTATtaatagttattatttctttccctACTCATGAATTCCCTAACGTACTGGAATTTTCTTAACTTCTGTACACAGAGTATGTGATATTTGCAATCAGTGGGTGATGGGTCAGGAGGACAACTCTGGAACCCCtctgttcctccttctcctcttgccCCCCAC from Panthera uncia isolate 11264 chromosome B2 unlocalized genomic scaffold, Puncia_PCG_1.0 HiC_scaffold_25, whole genome shotgun sequence harbors:
- the LOC125939502 gene encoding olfactory receptor 2B6-like, with amino-acid sequence MLTQRVTIIKVQVQITAEMGSPAHHLLSLLLSSSLLPLTPVPGSGHLEVPASTSPVRDNMWINNQSSRDDFILLGFSDRPWLETPLFIIFLVAYIFALFGNVSIILVSRLDPQLDSPMYFFVSNLSLLDLCYTTSTVPQMLVNLRGPEKTISYGGCVAQLYIFLALGSTECILLAIMALDRYTAVCKPLHYPIIMSHRRCIHMATGTWISGFANSLVQSTLTVVVPRCGHRVVDHFFCEVPALLKLACADTHVNEAELNVLGALLLLVPLTLILGTYVLIARAVMRIRSAESRWKAFNTCASHLLVVSLFYFTAISMYVQPPSSYSHDRGKIMALFYGIVTPTLNPFIYTLRNKDVKAALGRALTKEFWVKTG